CCTACAACCTGTAAACAGCTTCAATTCTAGAAGATGGAGAGACTAAAGCCAGCCGAAATTTTGAACTCCGGCGCGATCTGAAACTTATTCAGATGCTGGATAGGATTGAAGAAAAAATTATTATTCCCAGACCCCAGCCTGAAGAAACAACTCATATTGAATTAGGAAAAATGCTGTACAATATTGTATTTTCAGGTGAACTGGGAGAGTACTTCAACAAACGCTTTAACGAAGTTCAGGATGAAAATTGCGGGCTCAGACTTTCATTGCAGTTCAGTGAAGATGTCCCGGAAATTGCAGCTTTGCCCTGGGAATATCTGCACGATGGAGAAGATTTTTTAATCACCAGAAGGAGCATTTTGCTCTCAAGACTTCCAGCCGGGGTAAAGAAAACCGAATCTAAACCACTTGATTCCGTTCTCCGAATGCTGGTAGTAATCTCAAGTCCAGAAGATCCCAAAATTCCACCATTAAACACCGAAAAAGAGCAGGAAATTATTCTGGAAGCCCTGGATAAGCTTCAGAAAGAACAAAAAATTAAGGTCGATTTCACAGAAGACGCCACCTTTGAAAACGTTCAGGGTTACCTTAACGAGCAAGAATATCACATAGTACATTTCACTGGGCATGGAGTAAGCAGAAACGGCAAAGGATATCTCGTATTTGAAACCGAAGATCGAAAAGCCAGACTAATAGACAATAAAATTCTCACAGACCTTTTTTCAGACATGGGCATGAGGCTTGTTGTGCTCAGTTCCTGCGAGTCAGCTAAAGGCTCGAACAAAGAAGCTTTCAGCGATTTAGCCAGTATGCTCTCAAAACGGAGAATTCCGGCTGTAGTCGCCATGCAGTACTCAGTACTGGATGATGTGGCAATCCAGTTTGCATATACGTTTTATAGAACGATTGCAAGCGGGAAATCAGTTGACATTGCCCTTAAAGAAGCCAGAATTGCAATGAAAAATTCAGAAAAGAGTAATGGATTTGACTTTGCAACGCCTGTGCTGTATCTTTCAGACTGCAATTGCGTTCAGGTAGGAGATATAAAACCCGAGCCTGCCGAATTTGTATTCAAACCTACAATGCTTTCGGATTTGCAGGTCATGAAAACTGGCTTCGTTGCTAGAAAAAAAGAGCTTCGAATTCTGGAAAAAGGATTTAGATCGGATATAAGGCGTGCTGCCATCATTCACGGCTTTGGCGGCATGGGAAAAACAGTACTTGCAACCCGACTTGCACTAAAGATGAACGAGTACTTCGATGGAGTCTTCGGGATGAAGTGCACTTCAACTACCAGACCTGAAGATATCCTGACAAGGATTAACAACTTCCTTATGATGAAAGGGAGGTTTGAACTTAATCAGATTCTTAATCAGCCTGAACCACTTGAAACTAAAACTTTCGTGCTGATAAATACACTTAATCAACTGCGTTTCCTTATAATCCTTGACAACTTTGAAGATTGCCTAGACGAAGACCGAAAAGAGATCGAAAGCCCTGAACTAAAGACATTTCTCCAGCAACTTCTGAATAACACCTACACAGGTACGAAATTCATCATAACAACTCGTTACGATTTTGACCCGCTTGAGGGCAGACTGCCTGAAAGCATAGAACATATTTCCCTTCCTGAACTTCACTTCCCGCAGACTAACTGGTTGATGAACAAGTATACAGAACTTGCAAATCTTGACATTCGGAAAAAGAAGCAGATTTACGATATAATAGGCGGACATCCCTGGACAATAGGGAAGTTTGCAAAACTTTCTTCTGTGCAGGGTGTGGACAGCTTAATGCTGGACTTAAAGCCCTTAAAAAAGGAACTTATGGAGTTTACCCTGCTTGAGAAATCTTTCTCGAAACTGGATTCAGAGGCTAAAAAACTTCTTATTTATGCCTCTATTTATGACGAAGCTGTCCCTGTAGAAGCATTATCATGGATTATTGGAGACGAAAAAGACGAAAGCCCATCTATTGTAGAACCTCTTCAAAAACTCATCCAGTGGGGTTTGATCTCAAAAGAGCAAGAATATGACCAAACCGTTTACATGGAACATACAATAGTCAGAAATTTCGCACAGGATAAGCTGAAAGAAGAAGGACTGGACAAAAAGAAGCTTCTTATCAGGGCTGCCAGATACTATGAAAACCTTGTCTCTCAAACCGGAAGCCTCTGGGATATTCTGAAAGCACGGGACTATTACTTCGAAGCGGAAGATTTTGAAAGTGCAAGCGAAATTGTAGAAAGTACTTCAAACCTCCTGATCCGCTGGGGGCATATTGAACTTGCAATGAACCTTTTGAACGAATCTATCAACTCGACATCAGGCGAAACAAAAACAAATGCCGAGTACACTCTTGCAACTATTTACTTCCACCTTGGAGACTTAAACACAGCATTGAAAATATATAATAACATTAGATATAAATGTGAAGAATGGGGGGACAAAAATGGATTTGCAGGAATACTGCACTCACTTGGAATGATTCATCAGGATCAGGGCAACTACGAAGAAGCCGTAAAACTGTACAACCAGTCCCTGAAAATTGCAGAAGAGCTCGGGAACAAAAGCGGAATTGCACACACACTGCACAATCTTGGAACGATTCATCAGGATCAGGGCAACTATGAAGAAGCCGTAAAACTGTACAACCAGTCCCTGAAAATTGCAGAAGAGCTCGGGAACAAAAGCGGAATTGCATCAACACTGCACCAGCTTGGAATGATTCATCAGAGGCAGGGCAACTATGAAGAAGCCGTAAAACTGTATAATCAGTCCCTGAAAATAAAAGAGGAGCTCGGGGATAAAAATGGATTTGCAATAACACTGCACCAGCTTGGAAGAATAAATGAAGAAGAAGGAGAATATAGTAGTGCTCTCAGAAATTATCTCATTTCTTTTTCAATCTTCGAGCAGTTGAATTCGCCTAATAAAGAAATTGTCGCAAGATCCCTTTTAATATTGCGAGATAAAATGGGAGAAAAGGAATTTGATGCTGAGTTTGAGAGGCTGGTGGGAGAATGATTTGTGAACCTATAAAGTGTCCTCACTGCGGGTATAGATACAGGACTGATGTAGAGAAATTTGTGGAAGATGGAGAAATAGTTGCAATTCGCACGGATTTTTCTGATGTTAAGAGATTATTCAAGAGAAAAACTGCCAAAAGTTTCTTTATAGATCTCAAATGCCCCAATTGCGAAAAAGAATTTGAATGGGAAGTGAAGACGTGACCGGGGGGGAAGCTGAGAGCGAAACCTATGAAGAAATTCCTGTTGAAACGGCAGAACCAAATCCTTTCTGGAAGCAGAATGCCTAAAAGCTTGTTGGGGAATCCATCTCCAGCGTGGAAGACACTGCAAAACAGTTTGTTACCATAACAGGGCTGCTCGAAGGGATTTATTTCCATGCGATAGCGTTTTCGGATGTAAAGAACGTGGAAGGGATTTCAGTCCTGATATACGCGGCTCCTCTTGTTTTATGGCTCGCAAGCCTGATTTTTGCGGTAATGGTGCTTGTCAGGAAAAAATATGGTATAAACATAAATTCAAGCCGGAAATCAAAGGAAACGTTTGAAGAAATTCTGGAAGAGAAATATAAGCATATAAGGATATCCAGTGTGTTTTTGATCCTCAGCTTTGTGGCACTTATTATTGCTCTCCTGCATTACATGGGAATTCTTTCCTACATATTTGAGATGTGGCAGAATTCTTCAGTTCAATTGTTCTAAGAATTGCTTTTCTTCTTTTGAGTTTGGTCTTTATTCATTTTTCAGTTTTCGAAAAGCTGGTCGCAAAGCGAACGGTGAGAGCCCCGTTCAAGAAAAACAATAACCATTCAGCCCGTAAAATGTGAATCCTCATTCTTCTTCAATTGTTGTCTCTGTTATGGATAATTTCATAGCTTACCTTTCCCCTGTCAATGCAGTCCCTGACAAGTTTTTCTCTCGGAGAAAGAGCTCCGGTTTTTCCGGTTTTGACCTCGACAAAGACTACCTTATTCATTTCTCCTTCCGAGAGCCCGTCAAAAACAATGAAATCTACAGGGGTGCCGAGGAAGCGGGCATCTTTAGGGTTGTACTCGAAATCCGGGAAATAGGGGATAAGGTGTTCCGTAACCTTGCCGCGGGTGACGGCTTCACTTTTCTTTACTGCGTCCTGGCGGATTTTTTTCTCCTCTTCCAATTTCCAGGTCCTGAAGAGAGTTTCGGCTCTTTCGGAAACCTGACGGTCCATCTCTCTCGCCTGCCAGGCTTCGAACATCTCCCTGGCACGGGACTCGGTCTTGCCTTTCAGGTCAATATATTTCAGGAGAAGATAAGCAGCAAGCAAGCCAAGTAAAAGGGCAAGAGTTGAAATTATCCAGTAGTCCACGGGTATTTCTCCGGAAAAGGTCAGGGTATATGAAAGGTAGGGTAGTGAAAGGTCAGAGTATATAATGAAATTATGTGAGAAATATGTCTCAAATAATAAATTTAGACTCTATAAATAGCTGAAATTATTTAAAACTTCTAGCAGGGCTTTCTTTAGATCAGGATAAATATGCAGATCAGAATAAATATGTAGATCAGACACAGGAAAATAAAAAGTCGAGATACTGGAAAATAAAAATTAAGACATTCAGG
The Methanosarcina thermophila TM-1 genome window above contains:
- a CDS encoding Holliday junction resolvase-like protein → MDYWIISTLALLLGLLAAYLLLKYIDLKGKTESRAREMFEAWQAREMDRQVSERAETLFRTWKLEEEKKIRQDAVKKSEAVTRGKVTEHLIPYFPDFEYNPKDARFLGTPVDFIVFDGLSEGEMNKVVFVEVKTGKTGALSPREKLVRDCIDRGKVSYEIIHNRDNN
- a CDS encoding tetratricopeptide repeat protein, with amino-acid sequence MLDRIEEKIIIPRPQPEETTHIELGKMLYNIVFSGELGEYFNKRFNEVQDENCGLRLSLQFSEDVPEIAALPWEYLHDGEDFLITRRSILLSRLPAGVKKTESKPLDSVLRMLVVISSPEDPKIPPLNTEKEQEIILEALDKLQKEQKIKVDFTEDATFENVQGYLNEQEYHIVHFTGHGVSRNGKGYLVFETEDRKARLIDNKILTDLFSDMGMRLVVLSSCESAKGSNKEAFSDLASMLSKRRIPAVVAMQYSVLDDVAIQFAYTFYRTIASGKSVDIALKEARIAMKNSEKSNGFDFATPVLYLSDCNCVQVGDIKPEPAEFVFKPTMLSDLQVMKTGFVARKKELRILEKGFRSDIRRAAIIHGFGGMGKTVLATRLALKMNEYFDGVFGMKCTSTTRPEDILTRINNFLMMKGRFELNQILNQPEPLETKTFVLINTLNQLRFLIILDNFEDCLDEDRKEIESPELKTFLQQLLNNTYTGTKFIITTRYDFDPLEGRLPESIEHISLPELHFPQTNWLMNKYTELANLDIRKKKQIYDIIGGHPWTIGKFAKLSSVQGVDSLMLDLKPLKKELMEFTLLEKSFSKLDSEAKKLLIYASIYDEAVPVEALSWIIGDEKDESPSIVEPLQKLIQWGLISKEQEYDQTVYMEHTIVRNFAQDKLKEEGLDKKKLLIRAARYYENLVSQTGSLWDILKARDYYFEAEDFESASEIVESTSNLLIRWGHIELAMNLLNESINSTSGETKTNAEYTLATIYFHLGDLNTALKIYNNIRYKCEEWGDKNGFAGILHSLGMIHQDQGNYEEAVKLYNQSLKIAEELGNKSGIAHTLHNLGTIHQDQGNYEEAVKLYNQSLKIAEELGNKSGIASTLHQLGMIHQRQGNYEEAVKLYNQSLKIKEELGDKNGFAITLHQLGRINEEEGEYSSALRNYLISFSIFEQLNSPNKEIVARSLLILRDKMGEKEFDAEFERLVGE